A window from Drosophila subobscura isolate 14011-0131.10 chromosome O, UCBerk_Dsub_1.0, whole genome shotgun sequence encodes these proteins:
- the LOC117896595 gene encoding gamma-aminobutyric acid receptor-associated protein-like 1 — MNMNFQYKKDHTFEKRRNEGDKVRRRYPDRVPVIVEKAPKTRHPELDKKKYLVPADLTVGQFYFLIRKRIKLSPDAALFFFVNNVIPPTSATMGSLYQEHRDKDYFLYMSYSDENV, encoded by the coding sequence ATGAACATGAACTTTCAGTACAAGAAGGATCACACCTTCGAGAAGCGGCGCAATGAGGGCGACAAGGTGCGCCGCCGCTATCCCGACCGGGTGCCCGTCATCGTGGAGAAGGCACCCAAGACGCGACACCCCGAACTGGACAAGAAGAAGTACCTGGTGCCCGCCGACCTCACTGTGGGACAGTTTTACTTTCTCATTCGCAAACGCATCAAGCTCAGCCCCGATGCTGCTCTCTTCTTCTTTGTGAACAATGTGATTCCCCCGACATCGGCCACGATGGGATCGCTGTACCAGGAGCATCGCGACAAGGACTACTTCCTGTACATGTCCTACTCCGACGAGAACGTCTAG